One window of Pseudomonas sp. ML2-2023-3 genomic DNA carries:
- a CDS encoding feruloyl-CoA synthase: MSFEFNSPAKSPTPAPRYREVAIGHPAVEVLEVGGILHMRSLETLEPMPERLLDRLVHWAQIRPGHTFIAARDADGQWRRISYAQMLEDVRAIAQSLLAYGLGAERPLAILSGNDIEHLQMALGAMYAGIPYCPVSPAYSLLSQDFAKLRHVCDLLQPGLIFVSDAAVYQRAVGAVLPSDTPLVAVRGEMAGRPQVSFASLLEQPGGAEAQAAFMASGPDSIAKFLFTSGSTKLPKAVITTQRMLCANQQMLLQTFPVFAEEPPVLVDWLPWNHTFGGSHNLGIVLYNGGTLYLDGGKPTAQGFAETLRNLKEISPTAYLTVPKGWEELVTALETDSELRERFFARIKLFFFAAAGLSQSIWDRLDRVAEQHCGERIWMMAGLGMTEASPSCTFTTGPLSMAGYIGLPAPGCEVRLVPVDGKLEGRFRGPHIMPGYWRAPEQSAEAFDDEGFYRSGDAIKLADPCNPQWGLMFDGRLAEDFKLSSGVFVSVGPLRNRAVLEGSPYVQDLVIAAPDRECLGALVFARLYECRQLSGLPADASDAQVLASEPVRQWFADWLQRLNLQASGNASRLEWIALQDEAASIDRGEITDKGSINQRAVLQWRAAHVEALYRGQAPSILRAGKPS, encoded by the coding sequence GTGAGTTTCGAATTCAATTCCCCGGCCAAGTCCCCTACACCGGCGCCACGTTATCGCGAGGTGGCCATCGGTCACCCGGCGGTCGAAGTGCTGGAGGTCGGCGGCATCTTGCACATGCGCTCCCTGGAAACCCTGGAGCCGATGCCCGAACGTTTGCTTGATCGCCTGGTGCACTGGGCGCAGATCCGGCCCGGGCACACCTTTATCGCTGCACGGGACGCTGATGGCCAATGGCGTCGCATCAGCTATGCCCAGATGCTGGAAGACGTTCGCGCCATTGCGCAAAGCCTGCTGGCCTATGGCCTGGGGGCAGAGCGTCCGCTGGCGATCCTGTCGGGCAACGATATTGAGCATTTGCAGATGGCGTTGGGGGCAATGTATGCCGGTATTCCTTACTGCCCTGTTTCCCCTGCCTATTCGTTGCTGTCCCAGGATTTTGCCAAGTTGCGCCATGTCTGCGACCTGTTGCAGCCGGGCCTGATCTTTGTCAGTGACGCGGCGGTTTATCAGCGTGCCGTGGGCGCGGTATTGCCCTCAGACACGCCATTGGTAGCGGTACGCGGCGAGATGGCGGGACGGCCCCAGGTGAGCTTTGCCAGTTTGCTGGAGCAGCCGGGCGGCGCCGAGGCCCAGGCTGCGTTCATGGCGTCAGGCCCGGACAGCATCGCCAAATTTCTCTTCACTTCAGGCTCGACCAAGCTGCCCAAAGCGGTGATTACCACCCAGCGCATGCTTTGTGCCAATCAACAAATGCTGTTGCAGACCTTTCCGGTTTTTGCCGAAGAACCCCCGGTGCTGGTGGACTGGTTGCCCTGGAACCACACGTTTGGCGGCAGTCATAACCTCGGGATCGTCCTCTACAACGGCGGTACGCTGTACCTGGATGGCGGTAAACCAACCGCTCAGGGCTTTGCCGAAACCCTGCGCAACCTCAAGGAAATCTCGCCTACTGCCTACCTCACCGTGCCTAAAGGCTGGGAAGAACTGGTCACGGCGCTGGAAACCGACAGCGAGTTGCGCGAGCGTTTTTTTGCCCGCATCAAACTGTTCTTTTTCGCCGCCGCGGGCCTTTCGCAAAGTATCTGGGACCGCCTCGACCGGGTTGCCGAGCAACACTGTGGCGAACGCATCTGGATGATGGCCGGGCTGGGCATGACCGAAGCCTCGCCTTCATGCACCTTCACCACCGGGCCGTTGTCGATGGCCGGTTATATCGGTCTGCCGGCGCCGGGCTGTGAGGTCCGTCTGGTACCGGTGGATGGCAAGCTGGAAGGGCGCTTTCGCGGCCCGCACATCATGCCCGGTTACTGGCGCGCCCCCGAGCAGAGTGCCGAGGCGTTTGACGATGAAGGCTTTTACCGCTCCGGTGACGCCATCAAGCTGGCCGATCCTTGCAACCCGCAATGGGGGTTGATGTTTGATGGGCGGCTGGCCGAGGACTTCAAATTGTCATCCGGGGTGTTTGTCAGTGTGGGGCCGCTGCGCAACCGGGCCGTACTCGAAGGTTCTCCCTATGTTCAGGATCTGGTGATCGCAGCGCCGGATCGCGAATGCCTTGGTGCGTTGGTATTTGCCCGGCTGTACGAGTGCCGACAGTTATCGGGCTTGCCTGCCGACGCCAGCGACGCGCAGGTGTTGGCCAGTGAACCGGTGCGCCAGTGGTTTGCTGACTGGTTGCAGCGGCTCAATCTTCAGGCCAGTGGCAATGCCAGTCGCCTGGAATGGATCGCGCTGCAGGATGAGGCCGCGTCGATCGATCGCGGTGAAATCACCGACAAGGGTTCGATCAATCAGCGTGCAGTGCTGCAATGGCGAGCGGCGCATGTGGAGGCGCTTTATCGCGGGCAGGCGCCTTCGATCCTGCGTGCTGGCAAGCCGTCGTGA
- a CDS encoding MarR family winged helix-turn-helix transcriptional regulator, whose amino-acid sequence MAKSATPVVAQEALPESPDVQAPLDTALDELIGYAMRRAQLKLFQNLISRLSAHDLRPAQFSAMAIIDQHPGLMQADLARALAIEPPQVVPLLNKLESRALAVRVRCKPDKRSYGIFLSKTGEALLKELKAIAAQSDIDATSALDSAEREELLRLLKKVYQE is encoded by the coding sequence ATGGCCAAGTCAGCCACCCCTGTCGTCGCCCAAGAGGCCCTGCCTGAAAGCCCGGACGTACAGGCCCCCCTGGACACCGCGCTGGACGAACTGATCGGCTATGCCATGCGTCGCGCCCAGTTAAAGCTGTTCCAGAACCTGATCAGCCGACTGTCGGCCCATGACCTGCGCCCGGCGCAGTTTTCGGCAATGGCGATCATTGACCAGCATCCCGGCCTGATGCAGGCAGACCTGGCCCGTGCGCTGGCGATTGAGCCCCCGCAAGTGGTGCCATTGCTGAACAAACTGGAGAGTCGGGCGTTGGCGGTACGGGTTCGTTGCAAACCCGACAAGCGCTCCTACGGCATCTTCCTGAGCAAGACCGGAGAAGCCCTGCTCAAAGAGCTCAAGGCCATCGCTGCCCAAAGCGACATCGACGCGACCTCGGCGCTGGATAGCGCCGAGCGTGAAGAACTGCTGCGCCTGCTGAAAAAGGTGTATCAGGAGTAA
- the mhpT gene encoding 3-(3-hydroxy-phenyl)propionate transporter MhpT, whose product MNTPQHRSTLTIALCFIVALIEGFDLQAAGTAAAGLRQTFALDPKMMGWVFSAGIIGLLPGAFFGGWIADRIGRKKILIGAVILFGVFSLLTAYVDSYSHLLLVRFMTGLGLGAALPNLIALCAEAVDERRRGTAISIMYCGVPLGGALAAVVAMFSHDHWQTTFIIGGLAPLLVVPLMIILLPESRVFRQDVSQALRVSTGQALFGEGRGRSTLALWLSYFFTLTVMYMLLNWLPTLLLAQGFTKPQAGMVQMLFNIGGALGSLLGGLLLDRCNPIKVVLGVYAGLLASLAGIGFSVGIVPVATAGFAVGLFVMAAQLVLYAMAPPLYPTAVRATGVGAAVAIGRLGSVAGPLAAGQILAAGAGTTGVLLATSPGLVIAALAVITVITRAHQSASLKPGFVAADQ is encoded by the coding sequence ATGAACACTCCACAGCATCGTTCGACGCTGACAATCGCTTTGTGCTTTATCGTTGCGCTTATCGAAGGGTTTGACCTGCAAGCCGCGGGCACTGCCGCCGCCGGCCTGCGTCAAACCTTTGCCCTGGACCCGAAAATGATGGGCTGGGTGTTCAGTGCCGGGATCATCGGCCTGCTGCCCGGTGCATTCTTCGGCGGCTGGATTGCCGATCGAATCGGCCGTAAAAAGATCCTCATCGGCGCGGTCATCCTGTTTGGCGTCTTCTCCCTGTTGACCGCCTATGTAGACAGCTACTCCCACTTGCTGCTGGTGCGATTCATGACGGGTCTTGGCCTGGGCGCTGCCCTGCCCAACCTGATCGCCCTGTGTGCCGAAGCGGTAGACGAACGCCGTCGTGGCACAGCGATCAGCATCATGTATTGCGGCGTGCCACTGGGCGGCGCATTGGCAGCGGTAGTGGCGATGTTCTCCCATGACCACTGGCAAACCACCTTTATCATCGGCGGGCTGGCCCCGTTGCTGGTAGTGCCCCTGATGATCATCCTGCTGCCCGAGTCCCGGGTTTTCCGCCAGGACGTCAGTCAGGCTTTGCGCGTGTCCACGGGCCAGGCACTGTTTGGTGAAGGTCGTGGCCGTTCGACCCTGGCGTTGTGGCTCAGTTACTTCTTTACCCTGACCGTGATGTACATGCTGCTGAACTGGCTGCCCACGCTGCTGCTCGCCCAGGGCTTTACCAAACCGCAAGCGGGCATGGTGCAAATGCTGTTCAACATAGGCGGTGCTTTGGGCTCCTTGCTCGGTGGCCTGCTGCTGGACCGCTGCAACCCGATCAAGGTGGTTCTGGGCGTCTATGCCGGGCTACTGGCATCACTGGCCGGGATCGGCTTTTCGGTAGGGATTGTGCCCGTGGCCACCGCAGGCTTTGCCGTGGGCCTGTTTGTCATGGCGGCGCAGCTGGTGCTGTATGCAATGGCTCCGCCACTGTACCCGACCGCCGTACGGGCAACCGGCGTCGGCGCTGCGGTCGCTATCGGGCGCCTGGGTTCGGTTGCAGGTCCCTTGGCCGCAGGTCAGATCCTCGCCGCCGGGGCCGGAACGACCGGGGTGCTGCTGGCGACTTCACCGGGACTGGTCATTGCGGCATTGGCGGTCATCACGGTGATTACCCGCGCCCATCAAAGTGCGAGCCTGAAACCGGGATTTGTGGCCGCTGACCAGTAA
- a CDS encoding p-hydroxycinnamoyl CoA hydratase/lyase: MSQYEGRWKTVKVEIEDSIAWVILNRPEKRNAMSPTLNREMIDVLETLEQDPQAGVLVLTGAGDAWTAGMDLKEYFREVDAGPEILQEKIRREASQWQWKLLRMYAKPTIAMVNGWCFGGGFSPLVACDLAICADEATFGLSEINWGIPPGNLVSKAMADTVGHRQSLYYIMTGKTFDGRKAAEMGLVNESVPLAQLREVTIELARNLLEKNPVVLRAAKHGFKRCRELTWEQNEDYLYAKLDQSRLLDTEGGREQGMKQFLDDKSIKPGLQAYKR, from the coding sequence ATGAGCCAATACGAAGGCCGCTGGAAAACCGTCAAAGTCGAAATCGAAGACAGCATCGCCTGGGTGATTCTCAATCGTCCGGAAAAACGCAATGCCATGAGCCCGACCCTGAACCGTGAAATGATCGACGTGCTGGAAACCCTCGAGCAGGACCCGCAGGCAGGCGTGTTGGTGTTGACCGGTGCGGGCGATGCCTGGACGGCGGGCATGGACTTGAAAGAGTACTTTCGCGAAGTGGACGCCGGTCCCGAGATTCTTCAGGAGAAAATCCGCCGTGAAGCGTCGCAGTGGCAATGGAAGTTGCTGCGCATGTACGCCAAGCCAACGATTGCCATGGTCAATGGCTGGTGCTTTGGTGGCGGTTTCAGCCCGCTGGTGGCGTGCGACCTGGCCATCTGCGCCGACGAGGCAACGTTTGGCCTGTCGGAAATCAACTGGGGCATTCCACCGGGCAACCTGGTCAGCAAGGCAATGGCAGACACCGTAGGCCACCGCCAGTCGCTGTACTACATCATGACCGGCAAGACCTTCGACGGGCGTAAAGCCGCCGAGATGGGCCTGGTCAATGAGAGCGTGCCGCTGGCGCAGCTGCGTGAAGTCACCATTGAACTGGCGCGCAACCTGCTGGAGAAAAACCCGGTTGTTCTGCGTGCGGCCAAGCATGGCTTCAAGCGCTGCCGCGAACTGACCTGGGAGCAGAACGAAGATTACCTGTACGCCAAGCTCGACCAGTCGCGACTGCTGGACACCGAAGGCGGTCGTGAGCAGGGCATGAAGCAATTCCTCGATGACAAGAGCATCAAGCCGGGCCTGCAAGCCTACAAGCGCTAA
- a CDS encoding aldehyde dehydrogenase — MLDVPLLIGGKSCPARDGRTFERCNPVTGEVVSRVAAATLEDADAAVAAAQAAFPAWAALAPNERRTRLLAAAELMQARASEFIEAAGETGAMANWYGFNVKLAAGMLREAASMTTQINGEVIPSDVPGSFAMALRQPCGVILGIAPWNAPVILATRALAMPLACGNTVVLKASELSPAVHRLIGQVLQDAGLGDGVVNVISNAPADAPAIVERLIANPAVRRVNFTGSTHVGRIVAELAARHLKPALLELGGKAPFLVLDDADLDAAVDAAAFGAYFNQGQICMSTERLIVDNKVADAFIDKLATKVATLRAGHPQADDSVLGSLVDASAGVRIKALIDDAVGKGARLVVGGQVEGSIMQPALLDGVTPSMRLYREESFGPVAVLLRGDGDEALLSLANDSEFGLSAAIFSRDTGRALALAQRVESGICHINGPTVHDEAQMPFGGVKSSGCGSFGGKASIEQFTQLRWITLQNGPRHYPI, encoded by the coding sequence ATGTTGGACGTGCCCCTGCTCATCGGCGGAAAGTCGTGCCCGGCCCGTGATGGCCGAACGTTCGAGCGCTGCAACCCGGTGACGGGTGAGGTGGTGTCACGCGTGGCCGCCGCCACCCTGGAAGATGCCGATGCCGCAGTTGCCGCGGCTCAGGCTGCTTTTCCTGCCTGGGCTGCGCTGGCGCCCAATGAACGGCGTACGCGGCTGCTCGCTGCTGCCGAGTTGATGCAGGCACGGGCGAGCGAGTTTATCGAGGCGGCGGGTGAAACCGGGGCCATGGCCAACTGGTATGGGTTCAACGTCAAGCTGGCGGCGGGCATGCTTCGTGAGGCCGCCTCCATGACCACCCAGATCAACGGCGAAGTGATCCCTTCCGATGTGCCCGGCAGTTTTGCGATGGCCTTGCGTCAACCCTGTGGCGTGATCCTGGGCATCGCGCCCTGGAATGCCCCGGTGATTCTTGCCACACGTGCGCTGGCCATGCCGCTGGCGTGCGGCAACACCGTGGTGCTCAAGGCTTCCGAGCTGAGCCCGGCCGTTCACCGGTTGATTGGCCAGGTGTTGCAGGATGCGGGACTGGGCGATGGCGTGGTCAACGTCATCAGCAATGCTCCGGCAGATGCACCGGCGATTGTAGAGCGACTGATCGCCAATCCGGCGGTGCGCCGGGTCAACTTTACCGGCTCAACCCACGTGGGGCGCATTGTTGCCGAACTGGCAGCCCGTCACCTCAAGCCGGCCCTTCTGGAACTGGGGGGCAAGGCGCCGTTTCTGGTGCTGGACGACGCTGACCTTGACGCCGCAGTCGACGCCGCAGCCTTTGGCGCTTACTTCAATCAGGGCCAGATCTGCATGTCCACCGAGCGGCTGATCGTGGACAACAAGGTGGCTGATGCCTTTATCGACAAGCTGGCAACCAAGGTGGCCACCTTGCGCGCCGGTCATCCCCAGGCGGACGACTCGGTACTCGGCTCGCTGGTGGATGCCAGCGCCGGTGTGCGGATCAAGGCACTGATCGACGATGCGGTCGGCAAAGGCGCGCGGCTGGTGGTGGGTGGTCAGGTCGAGGGCAGCATCATGCAACCGGCGTTGCTCGATGGCGTGACCCCGAGCATGCGCCTGTACCGCGAAGAGTCCTTTGGCCCGGTTGCCGTGCTGCTGCGCGGGGACGGCGATGAGGCCTTGCTGAGCCTGGCCAACGATTCGGAGTTCGGGTTGTCGGCGGCTATTTTCAGTCGGGACACCGGGCGTGCCCTGGCACTGGCCCAGCGGGTCGAATCGGGCATTTGCCATATCAACGGCCCGACGGTCCACGATGAAGCGCAAATGCCCTTTGGTGGAGTCAAGTCCAGCGGTTGCGGCAGTTTTGGCGGCAAGGCGTCGATCGAGCAATTCACCCAGTTGCGCTGGATCACCTTGCAGAACGGGCCGCGCCACTACCCGATCTGA
- a CDS encoding MFS transporter yields MPSTPPQQAKGVFGLFCLASYLLSLSYGTTFLLAMMLSAHGGSESQAGTIISVAMLSTFLAVIFSGHLTDLFGAPRAIACGSLLLAAACLGFATLPDHGTAVLIFGLLLGLGWGVFYTLGPIVVAMLIEPAQRVKHFALLSGSMMTGIGTGPLLGRAAQALGYPVESAFLVAAVASLLGGLMFVVIGPGIKRQHSTPGSVAPCKITPQAAALVLRSKAVFAIMMVGLGGAIFGGLSSFQTSYATLNQLDYSLFFLGFMGAAITCRLLIAGLIVRRDPYVMSCLLTALMVVSVLMLMFFVSSGFIYLLAAIVLGVGYGLTYSVINGLAANEAPTGLTPQSLVLFSLAYFVGVFGFPWLAGQIIVNYGMHTLLWIILGIALCNWSITLGRLVWRHLQRDVSGPLRSS; encoded by the coding sequence ATGCCATCCACTCCCCCCCAACAGGCCAAGGGCGTCTTCGGGCTCTTCTGCCTCGCCAGTTACCTGCTGTCGTTGTCTTATGGCACCACTTTTTTACTGGCCATGATGCTCAGCGCCCACGGCGGCAGTGAGTCGCAGGCTGGCACGATCATCTCGGTCGCCATGCTGAGTACCTTCCTGGCAGTGATTTTTTCCGGCCACCTGACCGACCTGTTCGGCGCTCCCAGGGCCATAGCCTGTGGCTCCCTGCTGCTGGCCGCCGCCTGCCTGGGTTTCGCTACCTTGCCCGATCATGGCACCGCGGTGCTGATCTTTGGCTTGCTGCTGGGGTTGGGCTGGGGAGTGTTTTACACCCTGGGGCCGATCGTCGTGGCCATGCTCATCGAGCCCGCGCAACGGGTGAAACACTTCGCCTTGCTCTCGGGCAGCATGATGACCGGCATCGGCACGGGCCCCTTGCTCGGTCGTGCAGCCCAGGCACTGGGTTACCCGGTGGAATCGGCGTTCCTGGTGGCGGCCGTTGCCAGCCTGCTGGGTGGCCTGATGTTTGTGGTCATCGGCCCAGGAATCAAGCGCCAGCACAGCACACCCGGCTCCGTCGCCCCCTGCAAAATCACGCCGCAGGCTGCTGCGCTGGTGCTGCGTTCCAAGGCCGTGTTCGCGATCATGATGGTTGGCCTGGGCGGCGCCATCTTCGGAGGGTTGTCCAGTTTTCAAACCTCTTACGCGACACTCAACCAGCTGGACTATTCACTCTTCTTCCTGGGCTTCATGGGTGCCGCAATCACCTGTCGCCTGCTGATTGCGGGGTTGATTGTCAGGCGTGACCCCTATGTCATGTCCTGCTTGCTGACGGCCTTGATGGTGGTTTCGGTGTTGATGCTGATGTTCTTTGTCAGCTCCGGGTTCATCTATTTATTGGCAGCCATTGTGCTTGGGGTCGGCTACGGCCTGACGTACTCAGTAATCAACGGCCTGGCTGCCAACGAAGCACCTACCGGGCTGACGCCACAGTCGCTGGTGCTGTTCAGCCTGGCGTATTTTGTCGGGGTATTCGGTTTCCCCTGGCTGGCCGGGCAGATCATCGTTAACTACGGAATGCACACCCTGCTCTGGATAATCCTGGGGATTGCCTTGTGCAACTGGTCCATTACCCTGGGCCGACTGGTGTGGCGACACCTGCAACGCGATGTATCCGGCCCTCTACGTAGCAGTTGA
- the nikR gene encoding nickel-responsive transcriptional regulator NikR, whose translation MQRVTISLDDDLLAAIDARVGTHGYQGRSEAIRDLLRAGLLEPEQGDPQSACVATLSYVYDHATRELSKRLNTAFHEHHDLTLSTLHVHLDQGKCMEVSVLKGTVGEVAELTRHVMAERGVRHGSAQIIPLG comes from the coding sequence ATGCAGAGGGTCACTATTTCGCTGGACGATGATTTGTTGGCTGCCATTGATGCGCGTGTGGGCACCCACGGCTATCAGGGGCGCTCCGAGGCCATACGTGATTTATTGCGTGCCGGGTTGCTGGAACCGGAGCAGGGTGACCCTCAAAGTGCCTGTGTCGCGACCTTGAGCTACGTGTATGACCACGCTACGCGTGAGTTGTCCAAGCGTCTGAATACGGCCTTTCATGAGCACCATGACCTGACGCTGTCGACGTTGCATGTGCACCTGGATCAGGGCAAGTGCATGGAAGTCTCGGTGCTCAAGGGCACGGTGGGGGAGGTGGCGGAGCTGACGCGTCATGTGATGGCCGAGCGTGGGGTTCGGCATGGCAGTGCGCAGATTATTCCGTTGGGCTAG
- a CDS encoding OprD family porin, with product MHTLNQGALRLFPLSCIALCLFSTPVWAQGFIEDSHGTLTLRNYYMDRDYKDGGAKTAAREWAQGFIANMESGFTEGTVGFGLDVRGLLGVKLDSSPDRSGTELLPVNSDKQAADEYSRLAFTGKLRFSQTTLKTGDVSIFLPFAFASPSRLLPQTFRGTTVSSKEIDGLTFNTGYIDAINKRDSTNYQAMTIASPNGRFKGSAETSHLAYGGGDYQVNKNLSVRAYHVEVADLYKQSTLALLHDLPLGDGVLTTDLRSFFSDEAGSAKAGKVDNINASALLGYRLGGHRLSVGYMHSSGDTATPYISGTELMGMSEMTMSSDFLNAKERTWQAIYDYDFTAVGVVGLKGRLRYVRGDNIELASLNADDRKEREFQMELGYVIQSGPLKNLGLLARKSIYRNDFPTGAAFRDENQTRFLAIYTLPIW from the coding sequence ATGCATACGCTCAACCAAGGCGCCCTGCGCTTGTTCCCGCTTTCGTGCATTGCCCTGTGTCTGTTCAGCACCCCGGTTTGGGCCCAGGGATTTATCGAAGACAGTCACGGCACCCTGACCTTGCGCAACTACTACATGGACCGTGATTACAAGGACGGTGGCGCCAAGACCGCAGCGCGGGAATGGGCCCAGGGCTTCATTGCCAACATGGAGTCGGGCTTTACCGAAGGTACGGTCGGTTTCGGGCTGGATGTGCGTGGTCTGCTGGGGGTCAAGCTGGACTCTTCGCCTGACCGCAGCGGCACCGAACTGCTGCCGGTCAATAGTGACAAACAGGCTGCGGATGAGTACTCGCGACTGGCCTTCACCGGCAAGCTGCGTTTTAGCCAGACCACGCTCAAGACCGGTGATGTGTCGATTTTTCTGCCGTTTGCCTTTGCCAGCCCGTCGCGGCTGTTGCCCCAGACCTTTCGCGGGACCACCGTCAGCTCCAAAGAAATTGACGGCCTGACCTTCAACACCGGTTATATCGACGCGATCAACAAACGTGACTCCACCAACTACCAGGCCATGACCATCGCGTCCCCCAATGGCCGATTCAAGGGCTCGGCTGAAACCTCGCACCTGGCTTACGGCGGTGGTGATTATCAGGTCAACAAGAACCTGAGCGTGCGCGCCTACCATGTCGAGGTGGCGGATTTGTACAAGCAAAGCACCCTGGCATTGCTGCACGACCTGCCCCTGGGTGACGGCGTGCTGACCACCGACCTGCGCAGTTTTTTCAGTGATGAGGCGGGCAGTGCCAAAGCAGGCAAGGTCGACAACATCAACGCATCGGCGCTGTTGGGTTATCGGCTGGGTGGGCATCGTTTAAGTGTGGGCTACATGCACTCCAGCGGTGATACGGCGACGCCTTACATCTCGGGTACAGAGTTGATGGGCATGAGCGAAATGACCATGAGTTCGGACTTTCTCAATGCCAAGGAGCGCACCTGGCAGGCCATTTACGACTACGACTTCACGGCGGTGGGGGTGGTGGGATTGAAAGGGCGGTTGCGTTATGTGCGCGGTGACAATATCGAACTGGCGTCCTTGAATGCGGATGATCGCAAGGAGCGCGAGTTTCAGATGGAGCTGGGGTACGTGATCCAGAGCGGGCCGCTGAAAAACCTGGGTCTTTTGGCGAGGAAGTCTATTTACCGAAACGACTTCCCGACAGGTGCGGCCTTTCGCGATGAAAACCAGACCCGCTTTCTGGCCATCTATACCTTGCCGATCTGGTAG
- the nikA gene encoding nickel ABC transporter substrate-binding protein, which produces MKQSRTKKQLALWMIGACLSAGISTAWAAAPAPTLTYSWPTNAGPLDPRGYSPNQMYAQAMVYEPLVRYTAQGTLEPWLATHWTVSPDGKTYTFTLRDNVTFSDGSPFNASAAKTNLDAVLANSKRHQWMELVSTLERVEAPDEHTLVLVLKHPYYPTLMELAQVRPLRFGAPDAKPGTPVGTGPWVLAQTRRGEYDRFDRNEHYWGPKPAYDSVMVKVISDPDSRAIALQTGEIDLIQGADGEISPGTFVRLRDSGFKAAISAPLATRTVAMNTGLAPTNELAVRQAINQAVDKDTIIAKVLHGQEPRADALFASNMPYADLGLKALPHDPEQAKKTLEAAGWKVPAGKRIREKDGKPLSTDLVFLGPSALQKNLAEIIQGELAKVGIEVKLRAEEDGALVQRQREGKFGMIFADTWGAPYDPHSFVSSMRYAGHADYMAQRGLPMKDAIDHKIAEVLGETDESKRAEDYREILTTLHDQAVYLPISHLTAISVSGNNVDNVQFGSTLFDVPFEVMHPTTGKP; this is translated from the coding sequence GTGAAGCAGTCACGGACTAAAAAACAGCTGGCTTTATGGATGATTGGAGCCTGCCTGAGCGCAGGCATCTCGACTGCCTGGGCCGCCGCCCCGGCCCCCACGCTGACCTATTCATGGCCGACCAATGCTGGTCCGCTGGACCCCCGAGGCTACTCGCCCAACCAGATGTATGCCCAGGCAATGGTCTATGAACCCCTGGTGCGGTACACGGCACAGGGCACCCTGGAACCCTGGCTCGCAACTCACTGGACCGTGTCGCCGGACGGCAAGACCTACACCTTCACCCTGCGCGACAACGTAACCTTCAGTGATGGCAGCCCCTTCAACGCGAGTGCCGCCAAAACCAACCTTGATGCGGTGCTGGCCAACAGCAAACGCCACCAGTGGATGGAGCTGGTCTCCACCCTTGAGCGCGTCGAAGCGCCGGACGAGCACACGCTGGTGCTGGTGCTCAAACACCCTTATTACCCGACCCTGATGGAGCTGGCACAAGTGCGCCCGCTGCGGTTTGGCGCACCCGACGCCAAGCCGGGCACGCCGGTGGGCACCGGGCCTTGGGTGCTCGCCCAGACCCGGCGCGGCGAATACGACCGCTTCGACCGTAACGAGCACTACTGGGGGCCAAAACCGGCCTATGACTCGGTCATGGTCAAGGTCATCTCCGACCCCGACAGCCGCGCCATCGCCCTGCAAACCGGAGAAATCGATCTGATCCAGGGCGCCGACGGCGAAATTTCGCCGGGCACTTTCGTACGCCTGCGCGATTCAGGCTTCAAAGCCGCCATTTCCGCACCACTGGCCACTCGCACCGTGGCAATGAACACTGGCCTGGCACCCACCAATGAACTGGCGGTGCGCCAGGCAATCAATCAGGCCGTTGACAAGGACACCATCATCGCCAAGGTGCTGCATGGCCAGGAACCCCGTGCCGATGCGCTGTTCGCCAGTAACATGCCGTACGCCGATCTTGGCCTCAAGGCTTTGCCCCATGACCCCGAGCAGGCGAAAAAAACCCTTGAGGCGGCTGGCTGGAAAGTCCCTGCGGGTAAACGCATTCGCGAGAAAGACGGCAAGCCACTGAGCACCGACCTGGTGTTTCTGGGCCCCAGCGCCCTGCAAAAAAATCTCGCTGAAATCATTCAGGGGGAGTTGGCCAAGGTCGGTATCGAGGTCAAGTTGCGCGCCGAAGAAGACGGCGCCCTGGTCCAGCGCCAGCGTGAAGGCAAGTTCGGCATGATTTTCGCCGACACCTGGGGCGCGCCCTATGACCCCCACTCATTTGTCAGCTCCATGCGCTACGCAGGCCACGCGGATTACATGGCCCAACGCGGCCTGCCGATGAAGGACGCCATCGACCATAAAATCGCCGAAGTCCTGGGCGAAACGGATGAAAGCAAGCGCGCCGAGGATTACCGCGAAATCCTCACCACCCTGCACGATCAGGCGGTGTACCTGCCGATCTCACACCTTACGGCCATCAGTGTCAGCGGCAACAACGTCGACAACGTGCAATTCGGCAGCACGCTGTTTGACGTGCCGTTCGAGGTCATGCACCCAACCACAGGGAAGCCATAA